One window of Pseudomonas sp. FP198 genomic DNA carries:
- the gap gene encoding type I glyceraldehyde-3-phosphate dehydrogenase, producing MTLRIAINGFGRIGRNVLRALYTQGYRRDLQIVAINDLGDSAINAHLLKFDTVHGTFDADVQHDHESLTVNGDRIAVSAIRNPAELPWAAEKIDVVFECTGLFTDRAKAAAHISAGARKVIISAPAKGADATVVYGVNHDILRQSHQIISNASCTTNCLAPVAQVLHRELGIESGLMTTIHAYTNDQNLTDVYHSDPYRARSATQNMIPSKTGAAEAVGLVLPELAGKLTGMAVRVPVINVSLVDLTVQLKREASADEVNALLKQASQHSKILGYNTLPLVSSDFNHNPLSSIFDANHTKASGKLLKVLAWYDNEWGFSNRMLDNCLALCNAE from the coding sequence ATGACTCTTCGAATCGCAATCAATGGTTTTGGCCGCATCGGCCGCAACGTCCTCCGTGCACTGTATACCCAAGGCTATCGTCGCGACTTGCAGATCGTCGCCATCAACGACCTGGGTGACAGCGCGATCAATGCTCACCTGCTCAAGTTCGACACCGTCCACGGCACCTTTGATGCCGACGTGCAGCACGATCACGAGAGCCTGACGGTCAATGGCGACCGCATCGCGGTCAGTGCCATCCGCAACCCGGCCGAACTGCCCTGGGCCGCCGAAAAGATTGACGTCGTGTTCGAATGCACCGGCCTGTTCACCGACCGCGCCAAGGCTGCCGCGCACATCAGCGCCGGCGCCCGCAAGGTGATCATCTCGGCCCCGGCCAAGGGCGCCGACGCGACCGTGGTGTATGGCGTGAACCATGACATCCTGCGCCAGTCCCACCAGATCATTTCCAACGCTTCGTGCACCACCAACTGCCTGGCCCCGGTAGCCCAGGTGCTGCACCGCGAGCTGGGCATCGAAAGCGGCCTGATGACCACCATCCATGCCTACACCAACGACCAGAACCTGACCGACGTCTATCACAGCGACCCGTACCGCGCCCGTTCGGCCACCCAGAACATGATCCCGAGCAAGACCGGCGCCGCCGAAGCGGTAGGCCTGGTGCTGCCGGAGCTGGCGGGCAAGCTGACCGGCATGGCCGTGCGCGTGCCGGTGATCAACGTGTCGCTGGTGGACCTGACCGTGCAGCTCAAGCGCGAAGCTTCGGCCGATGAGGTCAACGCGCTGCTCAAGCAGGCCAGCCAGCATTCGAAAATCCTTGGCTACAACACCCTGCCGCTGGTCTCCAGCGACTTCAACCACAATCCGCTGTCGTCGATCTTCGATGCCAACCACACCAAGGCCAGCGGCAAGCTGCTCAAGGTACTGGCCTGGTATGACAACGAATGGGGTTTCTCCAACCGCATGCTGGATAACTGCCTGGCACTGTGCAACGCCGAATAA